The DNA sequence AACCCTTTTTTCCAGTGGAAACAGCGGTATATTAATAGGAACAACAGCGTAATGGTAATCTAAGGATCTGGTATGTCATGTCTGAGGAACCATTCAAATCTACAGGACTTTTCAAAAAATACACAATAAAAAATAAAATTTTTCAGAATCGTGAAGTTCTCCGCCACAGTTACAGCCCTCGTGAACTGCCGCACAGGGTAGATCAGATTGACTCGATTGCAGTAATTCTTGCCCCTGCACTGCAGGGAGCAACCCCTTCAAACATCCTCATCTATGGAAAAACCGGTACCGGAAAGACTGCCACCGTCAAGTTTGTCGGATCCGAACTTGAGAATGAAAGCTCGGAATTTTCCAGATGCAGAATGGTTCACCTCAACTGCGAAACAATCGACACTCAGTACCGGGTACTTGCGCAGATTGCAAATCATATCAGTGGTCATGACCTGAAACCAAGCGACCGCGCCAAAAATACCATCCCCGCAACCGGCTGGCACACCGATCAGGTCTACTCAGAACTCAAGAATGTGCTTGAGCAGGCGGGCGGTCTGCAGATCATCGTGCTGGACGAGATCGACAAGCTGGTCAAGAAAAGTGGTGACGACACCCTCTATAACCTGACCAGAATCAACAGTGATCTGAAAAATGCCAGAGTGAGTATCATCGGCATCTCTAACGATCTCACCTTCAAAGACTTCCTTGACCCCCGCGTGCTTTCCTCTCTCTCTGAAGAAGAACTCGTGTTCCCTCCTTATGACGCAATTCAGCTGCAGGACATTCTCCACCAGCGTGCAGAGATGGCATTTCTTCCAGACTCCGTGAACGAGGATGTCATCGCCTTGTGCGCGGCGCTTGCCGCTCAGGAGCATGGTGACGCACGCCGCGCACTGGATCTTCTCCGAGTTTCCGGTGAACTTGCCGAACGCGAGTCTTCAGAACAGGTCCTTGAAGTGCATGTCCGCCGCGCCCAGGAAAATATTGAGACCGACACCATGAGCGAGTGCGTCCAGACCCTTCCGCGCCAGGGAAAGATGGTGCTCTGCTCCATGCTTTTAGTCTCCTCCGCAGGCCAGAAGGTGTTCACGAGCGGCAGCGTCATAAACGTCTACCGCGAACTTGCCAAAGAGATGGATGTCGAACCCCTGACGCATCGCAGGGTTTCTGACCTCATCAATGAACTCAACATGCTCGGTATCGTGACCGCCCGCGTCGTCTCACACGGCCGGCATGGCAGGACAACAGAAATCTATTTCAACAGTCCCACTAATCAGATACGTACAGTAGTAATGAACGATCCAAGACTTCGGGAGTGCAGCATTTTACATCCACTCCTGTAAGTTTTTTGGAATAATTCACAAAAAGGTGAAAAATCATGGACGAAAAGGATACAGTA is a window from the Methanorbis rubei genome containing:
- a CDS encoding ORC1-type DNA replication protein, with protein sequence MSEEPFKSTGLFKKYTIKNKIFQNREVLRHSYSPRELPHRVDQIDSIAVILAPALQGATPSNILIYGKTGTGKTATVKFVGSELENESSEFSRCRMVHLNCETIDTQYRVLAQIANHISGHDLKPSDRAKNTIPATGWHTDQVYSELKNVLEQAGGLQIIVLDEIDKLVKKSGDDTLYNLTRINSDLKNARVSIIGISNDLTFKDFLDPRVLSSLSEEELVFPPYDAIQLQDILHQRAEMAFLPDSVNEDVIALCAALAAQEHGDARRALDLLRVSGELAERESSEQVLEVHVRRAQENIETDTMSECVQTLPRQGKMVLCSMLLVSSAGQKVFTSGSVINVYRELAKEMDVEPLTHRRVSDLINELNMLGIVTARVVSHGRHGRTTEIYFNSPTNQIRTVVMNDPRLRECSILHPLL